The Gammaproteobacteria bacterium nucleotide sequence TTGCTGGAAGGCATTTCTGCGCGGGTAGCCGAATTCACGGGTCTGGGGTTCCACTTTGGCAAAACACCGGCCAGAAGGTGTGAAATACCAGGAACCGTAGTCCTGGGCGACGTCCGCCAGTACCTCTTCTATCAGACCGACTGACTGGACTGTTCTCAGGGCCTCATCGTCAATGGATACGGCTCTTGGCTGCGAGACAGTCGATTCATGTTGCTCGACCAGCAGTGTCTTTATGCCGTCCTGCCCAAGCAGATTTGCCGTAATCAAGCCGGTCGGACCAGCACCGACCACCACTACTTGATAATGTGTGTCTTGGGTTCCAACCACTTTCGCTTGAACCACGCATTTCGAAGACTGATGGATCAGTCTTTTCCAGTGCCAGCCTAGTTCACCGGTTCCGCTTCAACAGGATTCCTAAGGATTCCGATTTTGCTGATTTCAACTTCTACAACATCACCTGGTTTCATGAAAACCTGAGGGTCGCGTTTAAAGCCGACACCGCCCGGAGTTCCACTGACAATCACATCGCCCGGCTCAAGGCGCGTAAACCGGGAGATATAGTTGATCAGGACGGGAATCGTAAATATCAAAAGATCGGTTGTCGCGTGCTGCATGACTTCGCCGTTGAGGCGTGTGGTCAGGGTCAAGGTGCTGGGGTCGGGTATCTGGTCGGTGGTGACGAGCCACGGGCCGAATGGACCGGTATGGCGAAAATTCTTGCCTGGTGTGAACTGGCTGGTATGCCGCTGCCAGTCTCGAACGGACCCATCGTTGTAGCAGGAATAGCCTGCGACGTGTTCCAGCGCTGTATCTTCAGGAATCTTCCAGCCACCAGAGCCAATGATTACGGCGAGTTCCCCTTCGTAGTCGAAACTGGTTGATTCCGCTGGTCGCCACATGGCTTCTCCATCACCAATCTGGGTATTTGCGAATCGAGTGAACAGGGTAGGGAATGCGACTTCGGGACGTCCAGTTTCTTTTCGATGACTCTCATAATTAAGACCCACACAGATGATCTTATCGGGGTTGGTAATAGGCGGTAGAAGCTGGACATCGCTCAGAGCGACCCGCGGTGCGGCGTCGGCACTGCTTGCAATCAGTTTATGATAATCATCACCGATCAGGGATTTAAGGTCAGGATGGGTATTACCCAGCACTTGGCCAATGTCGGTAATAATGTCGTTATCGACAGATCCGTAACTTTGTTCCCCTGAGCGGGTGAATGTGACCAGTTTCATACTATTCTCCTAGCTGCGAAGGTATCCGGGTCCCCACAGGTTCAATGCCTTTTCACCATGCGGCCAGATGCGTACCTGGCGCTCACAGGTTAACTGTTCAAGTTCAGCCGAGATCTCCACCCAGTTACCGTCAGGATCGTTTACCATAAAAAAAAGGTTGTTGCCGGGGCCATGTCGTCCCGGGCCCCAGACGATTTTAACATCCAGACCGGCCAGATGGTCTGCCCAGTCCCGGATGAGGCCCCATTCTCCGGCTTCATAGGCATGATGGTCCAGCCGTTTTTCGCTGGCTTTGAAAAAGGCAAAGCTGTGGTGTTCATTATCGCTGTTCAGAAAACAGGCGCGAAGATCGCCGGTTTCATCTTCAACACGGTCTGTAATGCCAAACCCCAGTTGTCCTGTATAGAAATCGAGCATCGGGGCCATTTCGTCTGTAGCCACGACGAGGTGCTGCAGCCGGGCTGGCATCGAGGGATCATTTGAAAAATGAGTAGAACGGCCGAACACCAGTCGATTGCTATCCGGGTCCGTCAGTGAGAATGCGTGCTCAGAAAACAAAAGGCTTGGCGATGCATCCAGGCTGACGCCGGTACGTTCCAGGTTGCGACGAAGTTGCTTAAGGCCTGCATCTGAGTCGAATCCATAAGCAGCGAACCCCAGTTTTCGCGACTCACCACTTGCAATCAGCAGTTTTCTTCCCGCACCTTCAAGAATAATCAGTGGCCCCTGTGTCGTTTGGGTCATGCGCAGAGCTTCGCAGTAAAAGTCAGCCAGATTGGTCGGATCTTCTGATTCGAGCATTATGTGGTCGAGCCGTGCAGGGTTATCTTGCCAATGAATCGTCACGGGTTGCAGCCTGATGATTATTTCCCGAGGGGTCCCTGCCAGCGTTCGAACAGATCTTCGGGCAGTTCAATGTCGAACTGATCAAGTACCCGGTTCACAGTCTGATTTACCAGATCGTCAATAGTTGCAGGTCGATGATAGAAAGCGGGCATTGCCGGTAGAAGCGTCGCACCGATTTCTATCGAACGTGTCATCAGTCTTGTGTGTCCGAGGTGTAGTGGTGTTTCCCGTAGGACCAGCACCAGTTTTCGTTGCTCCTTGAGTACCACATCAGCTGCACGTACCAGCAGATTGTCTGCATAGCTATTGGCGATTCCGGAAAGCGTCTTTATCGAGCAAGGAATGACCGCCATACCGGTTGTTTGGTAAGAACCCGACGAGACACAGGCGGCGATGTCATGATCTTGAAACACCTGGTCCGCCAGTTTTTCCACCTGGTCCACTTTATAGTTTGTCTCCAGCAGTATCGTGCGCTTGGCAGCCTTGCTGATGACGAGGTGGGTGTCGATCTCCGTCAGCGTCTGAAGAACCTCAAGCAGGCGGATGCCATAGATCGCGCCACTGGCGCCGGAAATTCCGACGATAAGGGGTTGTTTCATCCCCTGACCAGCTCGATTCTGGCCTTTAGTGTGGCCTGGTCGTTGGCTGCTTTGGCCAGGCGCGACCGTTCCTTTGCGCCCCAGGTTCCAGCATGGTATTGGGTATAGCGTACATCAAGGCGGATGCGGTCCTTGAGCGACGGTCTACCGCTGTGCCGACGGCTGGTACCAACATCATTTCGGATTCTATCTTTGAGCGAGGGGCGGGTCGCGTGCGCTACGGTTACCCTGATATCGGCTGCGATTCGTTCTTTCAGCGGCAGGCTTTCTGCTTGAGGTCGCTCGATTTCCGGTACCTGGATCACATAGGCGTCGATATCAACTGATTTATAGTTGGCTCTATCGTATTCAACGGTATGTGGATAAGGCCGACAACAGTCAAATCCCACCTTCGTACCGAGGTAGTCCGGAAATGTGGGATTCAGCCCATGACCGAAGCTGTTCTCTATGGTCACGATACCGGTGCTCGCGTTAAGACGCGTGGCCATCGCCCATTCGACGTCGGTTGAACTGCGAATATCGACGTCTTCATCGACGACGGTGACCATCTTCAGTGGTGGAAAGGCGCTGAAGGTGGCCATGATCGCCTGTTTAGACCAGCCTGCGCGTTTCTGTTCAAGTTGAACGACAGCATGGTAGAACCCACAGCCGCCATGGCTGAAATAGACATCTCGGGTCCCTGGAACCTGACGTTGCAGGGTCGCCAATACATTAGCTTCTCCCAGCAGCCCAACTGAATTCCATACTTCACTGCCGGATAAGATGGTCTGGAAAATTGGATCAGGCCGTGCGTGAATTGCACGGACATGCACCACTGGGCGAGGCTCACGATTTGCGTAGTAGCCAGTGACTTCTGCAAAAGGGCCTTCATCACCGAGTTCGCCTGGAATCATTTCGCATTCCAGCGCGTACATTGCGTTGGCCACAATGTGCACCGGTAGGGTACGTCCCTGAACCAGCTCGAGTGGTGCACCGTGAAACTCGCTTGCAATTCCGAGTTCGTCGGTATCCGGTGGCGCAGCTTCAGCCGGTGTAGCAGCCGCGAAATGCACACCCGGGCCAACACCACAATTCAGGGAGAAAGTTAAGGATTCATTCCGCTCCTTTGCTTTTTCAAGGTACAGCCCCAGATGCCGGCCTGCGTCGATATTGATGTGAAGGGTGTCTTTGTTGACGACCATGAACCTTTGAATGGAAGCGTTGCGCACTCCGGTTTCTGGATCTCGTGCGATGACAACCGCGGCGTCGAAATAAGGTCCTCCATCTTTCATGGCGTGAATCGGAATAGGCAGGGCTGAAAGATCCAGCGGGTGTGCACCCCCATCGAAAATCGGTCCGTGTTCAACCATGACTGGCGCTACAGGATTTTTCTGCCAGTTCTGGATACAGCCACTGACAAAGCCGGGCAGAGCGGCCTCTTCTTGTGCCATGAGTTGCGCCAGCAGTTCTCTTGACCAGTACAGGCCAGTGAACACGGGCACGTCGTAACCTTTTACCTTTTCGAACAGTACCGCCCGCGGTTTCGATTCGAAGTGGGCAGCGATGCCGGCAAGGTCATGTTTTAGGTCAACCTCCGAGGTCACGCGGGTCAGTCGGCCACACGAGTCTAGGTGGTCGATGATGGTTTTCAGATCGGCTAGATGATTGGTAGTCATATCCGTATCCCGGCGATGTCCTGTTGATTTGCGAAAAAATCGACGATCACCGCCTCAAGATAGCCCAAAGATGTCATAATTTTTTGAGTGGCAGTATCAGCATAAGTATAAAGCCCCAGCAAATCAAGATAGTTACAATGCAGACCGAAACTAAATTCTGGCCTGCTGACCACTATCTTGATTCTGATGACAGGAGGCCCAGGCATAACTGGTCTTCAGCCAATTCGAAAGATGTCAAAATCGACCAGGTTAGACCACCTTGTTGCCCATTTCTCAAATAACTTTTCTTCTTCTGTCCCCATCAACTGAAAACATGTGTTCCGACTTTTATCCACCCACGAGTTCAGATAATTAAGACCATTTGGAAGCATCCGACCCTATGAGTTTAGTCGTGAATACACCTCGTCATAATGACCTGGTTTAAAGGTCTCAACTACCCTATATTGTTTCAATGGCATAGCCTTTGGTGGGAAGTTAGAAAGTCGTTTCCAGGCAAGAATAGACGCTGCCCATGTAGTGGTTTGTTTGATCATTGCGTTGGCCCGACGCAAGTAACCACGGACTCGTTCTGTTGGCCAAAAAAGAACGACTTTGCGTTAAGACCGAGAATCTTTGATTTCTCTTCTGGGGAAATACGGGTGGCTGAACGTATCAGTGCGCCCATGTCCTGTTCGCCCAGTGGGAAAGGGTAATCCGTACCGAACATCACCCGATCTACACCCATCACATCAACCAGCAGACGCAGGGCCGCTTCGTCGAAAACCGCAGAATCGACACTGAACCGAGATGTATAACTCGATGGGAGACTGGGACATTGTTCGCGAACAATGTCGCGCTGACGCCAGGCATTGTCCACCCGGCCGAGCAAAAACGCGAAGCTGCCGCCGCCGTGGGCGAAGCACAACTTGAGAGATTCTGGAAGTCGTTCAAAAGCGCCGGAAAGAATCAGATACAGTATAGAAAGTTGGGTCTCCGCCGGCATTGCGACCAGCCACTGCATCATGTAGCGGTCCATTCTTTCCCGACCCAGCATGTCCCAGGGATGGACCAGTACAGGAACGTCTATGCTGGCACAATGCTGAAGAAAAGCAATAAGTCCTTCGTCATCAAGATCCCGGTCGGCAACATGATTGCCAATCTGTACCCCGAGATGGCCTTGATCTACCGCCCGCTCGAGTTCACGGCACGCAGCATCTGTATCCTGCAGGGGCACTTGAGCGAGTGCTGTGATGCGCCCGTTTGATTGGGCGCACATCTCCAGTGCCAGGTCGTTGAACAAACGGGCGCAATTCTCAGCTTCACTGGGCTTGCGCTGATAGGCAAAGAGCAATGGGGTTACACACATGATCTGATGGTGAACACCATCACGGTCCATCTCTTCGAGTCGTTTACTGATATCCCAGCAGGCAGAGTACACGGGTCTGTACTCGCGCTCACCCAGCATCAGCATACCGCGATTGTGATCGAGGTGTTTCAGCCAGGGCCAGTCCGGAGTTCCGAACCGGGTTTCCAGATCCGGCCAAGTCTCTGGCAGAAAGTGGCTGTGGATGTCAATTGTCTCCATGGTTAAATCTCAGACAACGGCCCATCCGGCGGGTGGTTCTTTACCCGGATGAATTGTCCCACAGTACGGACAGCGTTTGTGTGTTTCGTCTTCATAGAAAGCGTCAAACAATGGCGGGAGGTCTTCGACGATGTCCTTGAGCTCTATTTCCACTCGATGTACCAGCTGACCGCAGTCGAAGCAGAACCACTCGAAGCCGTCTTTCATTCCGGAATGCCGGGCGCCTTCCACTACCAAACCGATCGAATCGACGACCGGCCGCTGAGGAGAATGGCGGACGTGTGCTGGTAGAAAAAAGACTTCGCCTTCACGTATGGGAATATCGTAAATCTGGCCGTTTTCAGAGACCTTTAATAGCATGTCTCCCGCAAATTGGTAGAAGAATTCTTCAGCCGGGTCATCGTGGAAATCAACTCGCTGATTGGGGCCACCGACCACCATCACCACCATGTCAGAATGCTCGTCGAAGAGATGTCTGTTTGCGACTGGGGGCTTGAGCAGATGCTGGTGCCGTTGTATCCAGTCCTTAAAATTAAATGCTGCGCGCTGTGTCATAAAAGCACCTCGGCGATCTGGCGGATTAAAAAATCGATTGCGCCGAGTCGATTGTAATCAACAATTGATGTCGGTTCACAATTCCGGTCAAGGGATCGACAGTTCTAGTGCTTTCCCAAGCTGCAGCATCATCCTGTCAGGGTAAGAAGCGACGGGCAGTGGTAAATTTGGTGAAGGAGAATCAGCCGAGGTCGCCCGCTGCAATCTGTCCAGACTTGACCACACAAACGGGTTGTGGTGCGCCGATGGGGTAACACAGTTCGGCGGGTTCTGTGGCATTCCATAGCGCAAAATCGGCCCGTTTTGTCGGTTCCAGTGTGCCTCTGTCGTGAAGCACCCCAAGGGCCAGTGCGGCTGCTGCGGTGACGCCTCGCAAAGCTTCCTCGGGTGTCAGCGCGAAAAGTATGCACGCCATGTTCAGCGCCAGAAGAATAGACTCCATTGGCGAGCTTCCCGGGTTCATATCGGTCGCAACGGCAATATCCACGCCGCACTTACGGAACGCCTTGACCGGTGGCCGTGTGGTCTCGCCAAGATAGTAAAAAGCACCGGGTAGCAGCACTGCTACGGTGCCGCCGGTGGCAAGTGCTTCTGCACCAGCTGCGCTGGTGTATTCAAGATGGTCAGCCGATAACGCAGAAAATTCCGCAGCCAGGCTGGCACCGCCGGAATCCGACAACTGATCGGCGTGGAGCCTGACGGGCAGACCTAAGTCAGAAGCGGCTGCGAATACCTGTCGGGTTTGATCGGGGCTGAATGCAATCGTTTCACAGAACGCATCGACGCTGTCGATCAGGGATTCAGAGGCAATCTCCGGCAGCATATGCTGACAAACGTGGTCAATATAGTTGTCAGGCTGGCCAGAATACTCTGGCGGTAATGCGTGAGCACCCAGAAACGTTTTGTGAACAGACACTGGCAGCTCGCGTTCGAGTCGCTGAGCGACTCTTAATATCTTCAATTCAGTACTGGTATTGAGTCCATAACCACTTTTGATCTCTATGGTGGTGATGCCTTGATTGATCATCCGCTGAAGACGTTGCCGAGCGGCGTCAAACAAAACATTTTCGGATTCATTTCGAGTTGCTTGAACGGTCGACTGGATACCACCTCCCGCTGCAGCAATGTCGGCATATGACGTACCGGTCAGTCGCAGTTCGAATTCGTTTGCTCGATTGCCGGCATAGATCAGGTGGGTATGGCAGTCGATAAGACCTGGTGTGATTAGGCGGCCGCCACAATCAATTCTTTTGCAATCAAGGTCTCCAGCAGTCAGACCGATGGAGTCAGCCGCCCCAATATTCTGGATATGTTCGCCGGCAACGATAATAGACCCGCGCTCGATCAGACCGTAAGGCCCGGATCCGGCCTGCATGGTGGCAATCCGGGCGTTTTCCCAGATGGTCATGTTATCTGACATGTTAGAACGCCTGTGGTCTGAGGTCTTTCAGTTGCTAATCTTGGCAACCAGCTCGATTTCAACGGGTGCCCCACGGGGCAACTGAGCAACGCCGACGGCCGAACGAGCATGGATTCCAGCGTCTCCAAAAATCTCGACCAGCAGATTCGAGGCGGCATCGACTACGGCAGGTTGTTCATGAAAATCCATTCCCGATGCCACATAACCCACCAGTTTCACCACGCGCTCAATGCGGTCGAGACTGCCACTGGCCTGTTCGAGAACGGCCAGGCCATTGAGGATGCAGGCTCGAGCACAGGATTTCCCCTCTGTCACGCTCACGTTTTCACCAAGCCGGCCGCTGTAGAGAAGGTTGGTTGAATCACCGAGCCAGGGCAGTTGTCCGGAGACCCAAGCCAGGTCATCATTGATCACGACCGCGCTGTAGTTGAAAGCGGGTTTACGCGGAGCCGGCAATTCGATACCAAGCATTTGCAGACGTGTCGATATAAGGTCCATTACGGTATTTTAGCGTTGGCGATGCGCGTCGCCAAAGGTCGTCGTTGTCTATACTTCCTAGATAGGGGATAGATGATCGCTTTGATCAAGGAGTTCGTACACAGGTGGCTGCGTTTAGGACCATTCGTCGCGTGCGCTGCGAGCAGATTCAGCTGGCTGATGGCTGGGCTCGAGACCAGCTGCTAGAGATTACGGCAGAAGGATTGATAGCTGATGTCGGGCCTGTCGGTGAAGAGACGGTAGATTTAGTACTCACTGGACCGGTGATTCCAGGCATACCAAATCTCCACTCCCATGCACACCAGAGAGCGTTGGCGGGGTTGACCGAAACACGCACGCCGGGGAAAGACGATTTCTGGGGCTGGCGAGACCTAATGTATCGGGTAAACAACGCCATAACACCAGATGATCTTGAGTCGATTGCCAGATGTGTATTTGTGGAGATGGTCAAGCAGGGCTACACCGTGGTCGCAGAATTTCACTACCTGCACCATGCGCCAGGCGGTGATCAATACGTACAAATGGATGAAATGAGCCAACGATTATGGATCGCCGCAGAAGATGCAGGTATTTCACTGGTACTGTTGCCGGTGCTTTATACCTATGGGGGATTTGATCAACGGCCGCTGGGTGGTGCGCAGGTGCGGTTCTACAACAATCTGGAAAACTACCTGATACTGTTGGACAAAGTCCGAAAGGCCGCGGATAGTATGGCAAACCGAGGCTACGGTTTGGCAGTGCACTCGCTTAGAGCCGTGGCGCCGGAGCAACTGACGGCGCTCGACAGGATATCGCGCGTAGACTATCCTGATATTCCCTTTCATATCCACGTCGCCGAGCAACTTAATGAGGTGGAGGAATGCATTGCGTTGCTAGGTGTTCGGCCAGTTCAGTGGTTGTGTCATGAGATTGATGTCGATCACCGTTGGTGTTTTGTCCACGCAACCCACGTGAATAGTCGGGAACTTGAGTCGATGGCAGAACGCGGTGTTGTTGTTGGCCTGTGTCCGACAACAGAAGCGAATCTGGGCGATGGCCTGTTTCCGGCAACCGAGTTTGTAGCGTTGGGCGGCAAGTTTGGAATTGGCTCAGATTCGCAGATTTGCAGCAACCCGGCAAGGGAACTTCAGCTTCTGGAATATGGACAACGTCTGAAGCACCATCGACGTGCACTGATGATGGGGGTTGGCGAACGGCACAACGGTACCGGGCTTGTACAGTGGGCAGTCGCGGGCGGTGGTAGGGCCTGCGGGCGATTACTGACGGGAATTACCGCAGGTGCGCCGGCTGACCTGATCGAGCTTGATCCGGATTCCCCGAGACTGGCCGTACGAACTACGGATGAAGCGTTGGACAGTTGGATATTTTCAGCCGCTGACAACAGTGTTCGGACAGTCATTGCGATGGGCAGGGAAGTCGTGACTGAAGGCCGACACGCCGGTGAGGCTGCTGCAACGGAAAAATTCCTGAATACGCTAAGGCGGTTAGCTGCGAGATCACCTAAGTGATAACACTAAAACTTGAACCGACCCACATCAGGCTGGCTGATATTCAGCAGATCATCGCTGGGCCGATAAAAATTGAACTGCCAGATGAAGCCTGGCGGGCTTCAGAACGCAGTCGGGCCCATGTTCAGGATGCTTTATCGTCTGATGTTGTCGCTTACGGTGTTAACACCGGGTTTGGCAAGCTTGCTCAGAACCGTATCGATTCCGGTCAATTGTCTACGCTACAACAGAACTTGGTGCGCTCGCATGCGGCCGGCGTTGGACAACCTTTGAGGCCGGGGGTCGTTCGGTTGGCGCTTTGTCTCAAAGTCATCAGCCTGGCACAAGGGTACTCCGGGGTCACACCGGAACTGATCGATAGACTGATCGTTATGCTGGCGAACGACATGGTACCGGTCATACCCGAAAAAGGTTCAGTCGGTGCGTCGGGTGATCTCGCACCACTGGCTCACTTGGCGTTGACATTAATCGGCGAGGGGCAGGTGCACTTCAGAGGAGCAATTCTACCGACTGGCCAGGCGCTTGACGCTATGCAACTCGAGCCTCTGAAA carries:
- a CDS encoding fumarylacetoacetate hydrolase family protein, which produces MKLVTFTRSGEQSYGSVDNDIITDIGQVLGNTHPDLKSLIGDDYHKLIASSADAAPRVALSDVQLLPPITNPDKIICVGLNYESHRKETGRPEVAFPTLFTRFANTQIGDGEAMWRPAESTSFDYEGELAVIIGSGGWKIPEDTALEHVAGYSCYNDGSVRDWQRHTSQFTPGKNFRHTGPFGPWLVTTDQIPDPSTLTLTTRLNGEVMQHATTDLLIFTIPVLINYISRFTRLEPGDVIVSGTPGGVGFKRDPQVFMKPGDVVEVEISKIGILRNPVEAEPVN
- a CDS encoding VOC family protein codes for the protein MTIHWQDNPARLDHIMLESEDPTNLADFYCEALRMTQTTQGPLIILEGAGRKLLIASGESRKLGFAAYGFDSDAGLKQLRRNLERTGVSLDASPSLLFSEHAFSLTDPDSNRLVFGRSTHFSNDPSMPARLQHLVVATDEMAPMLDFYTGQLGFGITDRVEDETGDLRACFLNSDNEHHSFAFFKASEKRLDHHAYEAGEWGLIRDWADHLAGLDVKIVWGPGRHGPGNNLFFMVNDPDGNWVEISAELEQLTCERQVRIWPHGEKALNLWGPGYLRS
- a CDS encoding UbiX family flavin prenyltransferase is translated as MKQPLIVGISGASGAIYGIRLLEVLQTLTEIDTHLVISKAAKRTILLETNYKVDQVEKLADQVFQDHDIAACVSSGSYQTTGMAVIPCSIKTLSGIANSYADNLLVRAADVVLKEQRKLVLVLRETPLHLGHTRLMTRSIEIGATLLPAMPAFYHRPATIDDLVNQTVNRVLDQFDIELPEDLFERWQGPLGK
- a CDS encoding DUF3303 family protein — translated: MLPNGLNYLNSWVDKSRNTCFQLMGTEEEKLFEKWATRWSNLVDFDIFRIG
- a CDS encoding amidohydrolase, which translates into the protein METIDIHSHFLPETWPDLETRFGTPDWPWLKHLDHNRGMLMLGEREYRPVYSACWDISKRLEEMDRDGVHHQIMCVTPLLFAYQRKPSEAENCARLFNDLALEMCAQSNGRITALAQVPLQDTDAACRELERAVDQGHLGVQIGNHVADRDLDDEGLIAFLQHCASIDVPVLVHPWDMLGRERMDRYMMQWLVAMPAETQLSILYLILSGAFERLPESLKLCFAHGGGSFAFLLGRVDNAWRQRDIVREQCPSLPSSYTSRFSVDSAVFDEAALRLLVDVMGVDRVMFGTDYPFPLGEQDMGALIRSATRISPEEKSKILGLNAKSFFFGQQNESVVTCVGPTQ
- a CDS encoding 3-hydroxyanthranilate 3,4-dioxygenase: MTQRAAFNFKDWIQRHQHLLKPPVANRHLFDEHSDMVVMVVGGPNQRVDFHDDPAEEFFYQFAGDMLLKVSENGQIYDIPIREGEVFFLPAHVRHSPQRPVVDSIGLVVEGARHSGMKDGFEWFCFDCGQLVHRVEIELKDIVEDLPPLFDAFYEDETHKRCPYCGTIHPGKEPPAGWAVV
- the hutI gene encoding imidazolonepropionase, with product MSDNMTIWENARIATMQAGSGPYGLIERGSIIVAGEHIQNIGAADSIGLTAGDLDCKRIDCGGRLITPGLIDCHTHLIYAGNRANEFELRLTGTSYADIAAAGGGIQSTVQATRNESENVLFDAARQRLQRMINQGITTIEIKSGYGLNTSTELKILRVAQRLERELPVSVHKTFLGAHALPPEYSGQPDNYIDHVCQHMLPEIASESLIDSVDAFCETIAFSPDQTRQVFAAASDLGLPVRLHADQLSDSGGASLAAEFSALSADHLEYTSAAGAEALATGGTVAVLLPGAFYYLGETTRPPVKAFRKCGVDIAVATDMNPGSSPMESILLALNMACILFALTPEEALRGVTAAAALALGVLHDRGTLEPTKRADFALWNATEPAELCYPIGAPQPVCVVKSGQIAAGDLG
- a CDS encoding RidA family protein, with the protein product MDLISTRLQMLGIELPAPRKPAFNYSAVVINDDLAWVSGQLPWLGDSTNLLYSGRLGENVSVTEGKSCARACILNGLAVLEQASGSLDRIERVVKLVGYVASGMDFHEQPAVVDAASNLLVEIFGDAGIHARSAVGVAQLPRGAPVEIELVAKISN
- a CDS encoding formimidoylglutamate deiminase — its product is MAAFRTIRRVRCEQIQLADGWARDQLLEITAEGLIADVGPVGEETVDLVLTGPVIPGIPNLHSHAHQRALAGLTETRTPGKDDFWGWRDLMYRVNNAITPDDLESIARCVFVEMVKQGYTVVAEFHYLHHAPGGDQYVQMDEMSQRLWIAAEDAGISLVLLPVLYTYGGFDQRPLGGAQVRFYNNLENYLILLDKVRKAADSMANRGYGLAVHSLRAVAPEQLTALDRISRVDYPDIPFHIHVAEQLNEVEECIALLGVRPVQWLCHEIDVDHRWCFVHATHVNSRELESMAERGVVVGLCPTTEANLGDGLFPATEFVALGGKFGIGSDSQICSNPARELQLLEYGQRLKHHRRALMMGVGERHNGTGLVQWAVAGGGRACGRLLTGITAGAPADLIELDPDSPRLAVRTTDEALDSWIFSAADNSVRTVIAMGREVVTEGRHAGEAAATEKFLNTLRRLAARSPK